A region of Granulibacter bethesdensis DNA encodes the following proteins:
- a CDS encoding lysine-2,3-aminomutase-like protein gives MLFMPDGSYHDPENADECRHPHPPRSLRSLADLRRAGLIDDEAPLQAVAAQYAIAIPPAMQALITDRHDPIGLQVIPDPAEIITAPYESVDPIGDDALSPVPGIVHRYPDRALLKPLLICPVYCRFCFRREHVGPDGGVLSEEQLRVALDWLAGHPQIREVILTGGDPLMLSPRRLSFIINELNNIPHIDIIRIHSRVPVAEPAIVTQAMLNALETEKALFLVLHTNNVRELTDNAALCIQSFQHQGIPVLSQTVLLRGVNDSADALETLYRRLLRLRVKPYYLHQLDAAPGTARFRVPVEEGRAILRALRSRISGLAWPTYVIDIPGGYGKVPVDPDYLESDGSIRDIHGHRHILSGEALP, from the coding sequence ATGCTCTTTATGCCCGATGGTTCATATCATGATCCGGAAAATGCCGATGAATGCCGTCATCCGCACCCGCCACGCAGCCTGCGCAGTCTGGCTGATCTGCGACGGGCCGGGCTGATTGATGACGAGGCACCGTTACAGGCGGTCGCCGCGCAATATGCCATCGCTATCCCCCCCGCGATGCAGGCGCTGATCACAGACCGTCACGATCCGATCGGCCTGCAAGTAATTCCTGATCCGGCGGAAATAATCACCGCCCCCTATGAAAGCGTCGATCCCATTGGCGATGATGCCCTGTCGCCCGTTCCCGGCATCGTCCATCGCTATCCTGACCGTGCCCTGTTGAAGCCGCTGCTCATCTGCCCGGTCTATTGCCGGTTCTGCTTCCGACGGGAGCATGTCGGACCGGATGGAGGGGTGCTTTCCGAGGAACAGTTAAGGGTTGCCCTCGACTGGCTGGCTGGCCATCCCCAGATAAGGGAAGTCATTCTGACCGGCGGTGATCCGCTGATGCTATCTCCAAGAAGATTATCTTTTATTATCAATGAATTAAATAATATTCCTCATATTGATATCATTCGCATTCACAGTCGCGTGCCGGTGGCTGAACCAGCTATTGTCACGCAAGCCATGCTCAATGCGCTTGAAACAGAAAAAGCTCTTTTCCTCGTTCTTCACACGAACAATGTTCGTGAACTCACTGATAATGCGGCTTTATGTATCCAGTCTTTCCAGCATCAAGGCATCCCTGTGCTAAGCCAGACAGTCCTGCTGCGAGGGGTCAATGATTCCGCAGATGCGCTGGAGACGCTTTATCGTCGTCTGCTGCGTCTTCGGGTGAAGCCCTATTATCTGCACCAGCTGGATGCCGCCCCCGGTACAGCAAGGTTTCGCGTGCCGGTCGAGGAAGGGCGTGCCATCCTTCGTGCCTTGCGTAGCCGTATCAGCGGCCTTGCATGGCCCACTTACGTCATCGATATTCCCGGCGGATATGGGAAAGTACCGGTCGATCCGGATTATCTGGAGTCGGATGGCTCCATCCGCGACATCCATGGCCACCGCCACATTTTGTCTGGAGAGGCTTTGCCGTGA
- the efp gene encoding elongation factor P produces the protein MKQQANLIRAGQVIEHDGRRWTVLKQQIITPGKGGAFIQVEMRDLKTGNKTNERWRTADTVERLMTEEKDYTYSYTDGDNLVLMDPETFEQALIPTEILGDAVAFLQDNMQVTVDLVEGDPVAIHLPAQVTLEIVEADPVVKGQTASSSYKPAKLSNGVRVMVPPFIEAGERIVVRTEDSTYVERAK, from the coding sequence ATGAAGCAGCAGGCAAACCTGATTCGTGCCGGTCAGGTGATCGAGCATGACGGACGCCGCTGGACCGTCCTGAAGCAGCAGATCATCACCCCCGGCAAAGGTGGTGCCTTCATTCAGGTGGAAATGCGCGATCTGAAAACCGGCAACAAGACCAACGAACGCTGGCGCACCGCCGATACGGTCGAACGTCTGATGACCGAGGAAAAGGATTACACCTATTCCTATACCGATGGTGACAATCTGGTTCTGATGGACCCTGAAACCTTTGAACAGGCGCTGATCCCCACCGAGATTCTGGGTGACGCAGTGGCCTTCCTGCAGGACAACATGCAGGTAACGGTTGATCTCGTCGAAGGCGATCCGGTGGCCATCCACCTGCCTGCCCAGGTTACGCTGGAAATCGTGGAAGCCGATCCGGTGGTAAAGGGTCAGACCGCGTCTTCTTCCTACAAGCCCGCCAAGCTGTCGAACGGTGTGCGCGTCATGGTCCCGCCCTTTATCGAGGCCGGCGAGCGCATCGTGGTCCGTACTGAAGACTCCACCTATGTGGAACGTGCGAAGTAA